The following coding sequences lie in one Nakaseomyces glabratus chromosome K, complete sequence genomic window:
- the VPH2 gene encoding Vph2p (CAGL0K11594g~Ortholog(s) have role in vacuolar acidification, vacuolar proton-transporting V-type ATPase complex assembly and Vma12-Vma22 assembly complex, endoplasmic reticulum membrane localization): MFEVAVGSALRRALESAVEAAVAAGDGDAKVRLLELIERGSVPCGELAELCRAWGSEVSVSEALSGLEFKFKDRETRKPSPEFQAQLARLRALQQEQEYQQIVKNRDLAITTESEATPAQINREIKEQVTTVFNIIISVISVVVAIWYWSRTSAGLAIHHRIFLCMFFGILVLVAEVVVYSSYLSKIEEAKASEKSKKEHKKLVQKYVF; the protein is encoded by the coding sequence ATGTTTGAAGTGGCAGTAGGTAGTGCGTTGCGGCGGGCGCTGGAATCCGCGGTGGAAGCTGCGGTGGCTGCGGGAGATGGCGATGCGAAGGTGCGATTGCTAGAGCTGATTGAGCGTGGGAGTGTGCCGTGTGGTGAATTGGCTGAGTTGTGTCGAGCTTGGGGTTCCGAGGTGTCAGTTTCAGAGGCGTTGTCTGGGCTAGAGTTCAAGTTCAAGGACAGAGAGACGAGGAAGCCTAGTCCCGAGTTTCAAGCGCAATTGGCTCGGCTGCGTGCATTGCAACAGGAGCAAGAGTACCAGCAGATTGTGAAGAACCGTGATCTTGCCATCACCACTGAGTCAGAAGCAACGCCGGCGCAGATCAACCGTGAGATTAAGGAACAAGTAACGACggttttcaatatcataATCAGTGTCATATCTGTAGTGGTGGCCATCTGGTACTGGTCACGTACGTCAGCTGGTCTGGCTATACACCACAGGATTTTCTTATGCATGTTCTTCGGGATCCTGGTGCTTGTCGCAGAGGTGGTGGTTTACTCTAGCTACCTTTCCAAGATCGAAGAGGCCAAGGCCAGCGAGAAGTCCAAGAAAGAGCATAAAAAGCTGGTCCAAAAGTATGTGTTTTGA
- the OAC1 gene encoding Oac1p (CAGL0K11616g~Putative mitochondrial inner membrane transporter; gene is upregulated in azole-resistant strain) codes for MAKGEDKIQKSAAQKVSKFGSFTAGGLAACIAVTVTNPIEVVKIRMQLQGELMAANQRIYTNPFQAMGVVFRNEGIRGLQKGLVAAYIYQIALNGSRLGFYEPIRAVMNKTFYPDQESHKVQSVGINVFAGAASGIIGAVMGSPLFLVKTRLQSYSNAIKIGEQTHYTGVWNGLKTIYMTEGVKGLFRGIDAAILRTGAGSSVQLPIYNTAKNFLLRNDIMEDGPSLHLTASTISGLGVAVVMNPWDVILTRIYNQKGDLYKGPIDCLVKTVKIEGITALYKGFEAQVFRIGPHTILCLTFLEQTMKLVHAFESKVLGHN; via the coding sequence ATGGCTAAAGGTGAGGACAAGATTCAGAAGAGTGCTGCTCAGAAAGTGAGCAAGTTTGGTTCCTTCACCGCGGGTGGACTCGCGGCGTGTATAGCTGTGACTGTGACTAACCCAATTGAAGTGGTGAAGATACGGATGCAGTTACAAGGTGAGCTAATGGCTGCGAACCAGAGGATATACACCAACCCATTCCAGGCTATGGGTGTTGTGTTTAGAAATGAAGGTATCAGAGGTCTTCAGAAGGGTCTAGTGGCTGCGTACATTTACCAGATTGCATTAAATGGGTCCCGTTTGGGTTTCTATGAGCCTATCAGAGCTGTGATGAACAAGACTTTTTATCCAGACCAGGAATCTCACAAAGTTCAAAGTGTTGGTATCAACGTGTTTGCAGGTGCCGCCTCTGGTATTATCGGTGCAGTCATGGGTTCGCCATTGTTCTTGGTGAAGACAAGACTGCAGTCTTACTCTAATGCAATCAAGATTGGTGAACAGACACATTACACTGGTGTGTGGAACGGTTTGAAGACCATTTACATGACGGAAGGTGTTAAAGGCCTGTTCCGTGGTATCGATGCCGCAATCCTAAGAACAGGTGCTGGGTCTTCTGTGCAACTGCCGATCTACAACACTGCAAAGAACTTCTTGCTAAGAAACGATATCATGGAAGATGGCCCATCTCTACATTTGACAGCCAGTACCATCTCGGGTCTCGGTGTCGCAGTGGTGATGAATCCATGGGACGTTATCCTAACCAGAATATATAACCAAAAGGGAGACCTGTACAAGGGTCCAATTGACTGTTTGGTGAAGACCGTCAAGATTGAAGGTATCACTGCCTTATACAAGGGTTTCGAAGCACAAGTTTTCAGAATTGGGCCACATACCATTCTATGTTTGACATTCTTGGAACAAACAATGAAATTGGTTCATGCATTTGAGTCTAAGGTCCTCGGTCACAACTAA